CCTCGCGCTTCTCGCGCCGGTCCACCGCGACCCCTGTGACGATCTGGCGATAGTCGTCCATGTCGCCGTCGAACGGCGCGACCGTGCCGTCCCTGACCAGCCACAGTCGGTCGGCGGTGGCCTCGATCAGGTGGCGATCGTGCGAGATGAGGATCACCGCGCCGTCAAACTCGTTGAGCGCATGGACGAGCTGCTCGCGCGAATCGATGTCGAGATGGTTGGTCGGTTCGTCGAGGATGAACAGGTTCGGCCCGTCGAACGAGGCGAGGCCCATCAGGAGCCGCGCCTTCTCGCCACCCGACAGGTCCTTGGCAGGGGTCTGCATCTTCTCGGTCGACAGGCCCATCTGGGCGACACGGGCGCGCACCTTCGCCTCCGGCGCCTCCGGCATCAGCCGGCGCACATGCTCGATCGCGTTCTCCTCCGGGCGCAGGTCGTCGAGCTGGTGCTGGGCGAACATCGACACCTTGAGCTGCGGCGCGATCGTGATGCCGCCGCTCTCCTTGTCGAGCCGGCCGGCGAGGAACTTCGCGAAGGTCGACTTGCCGTTGCCGTTGGCGCCCAGCAGCGCGATGCGGTCGTCGTGGTCGATGCGCAGCGTCAGGTTTTTCAGCACCGGCTTGCCGGGCTGGTAGCCGACCGTCGCCGACTGGATGGCGATGATCGGGGAGGCGGCCTCGCGCGCGGGGTTGGGGAACGAGAACGGCCGCACGCTGTCGTTCATCACCGCGGCGATCGGCTTCATCCGCTCCAGCGCCTTGATGCGCGACTGGGCCTGGCGAGCCTTCGACGCCTTGGCGCGGAAGCGCTCGACGAAGGCCTCCATGTGCTTGCGCGCCGCCTCCTGCTTCACGCGCGCCTTTTCCTGATGCTCCAGCGCCTCTTCGCGCTGCCGCTCGAACTGGTCGTAGCCGCCGCGCCAGTAGGTCAGCTTCTGCTGGTCGAGATGGACGATCGAGTTGACCGCACGGTTGAGCAGGTCGCGGTCGTGGCTGATCAGCAGGACCGTGTGCGGATACTTCCCGACATAGTTCTCCAGCCACAACGTGCCTTCGAGGTCGAGATAGTTGGTGGGCTCGTCGAGCAGCAGCAGGTCTGGCTCGGAGAACAGCACGGCCGCAAGTGCGACGCGCATGCGCCAACCGCCGGAGAAGGACGAGGCGGGCCGCTTCTGCGCATCCTCGTCGAAGCCCAGGCCGGCGAGGATGGTGGCCGCGCGCGACTCGGCCGTATGCGCGTCGATGTCGGCCAGCCGCATGTGGATCTCGCCGATGCGGTTCGGGTCGGTCGCGGTCTCCGCCTCTGCCAGCAGGGCGGCGCGTTCCTTGTCGGCGGCGAGCACGATCTCGATCAGGGGGTCCTCTGTGCCGGGCGCTTCCTGCGCGACCTGGCCGATGCGCAGGCCCTTCGGCAGCGAGATCGAGCCGGTCTCCATGGCGAGCTCGCCGGTGATCGCCTTGAACAGCGTGGTCTTGCCGGTGCCGTTGCGGCCGACCAGGCCCGCCTTCGCGCCCGCCGGCAGGCTGAGCGAAGCGTGGTCGAGGAGAAGCCGCCCGGCGATCCGGAGCGAAAGGTCGTTGATCGTAAGCATGGCCCGAGCGTTTTGCACGCTGCGCGCGGCTTCGCAAGGCGGCGGAACCGGGCTTCCGGCGCGCCGCGGAACGTGCGTTCCGTGGCTTCAGAGCTTCAAGCTTGCCGCCGTCGAAGGTTTTTTCCGCGGATGGGGTGCATTCTGGCTGAAAGCTGTTAACATGCGCGACGCAGAAATCGCCGGATCGTGATTTCATCCGACCGGTGCGCTCGCATCCCGAAATTCCAGACCGAGGTTAGGATATCCATTGCAGGTACTCGTTCGCGAAAACAATGTCGACCAGGCTCTCCGTGTCCTGAAGAAGAAGATGCAGCGCGAAGGCATCT
The Mesorhizobium australicum genome window above contains:
- a CDS encoding ABC-F family ATP-binding cassette domain-containing protein; translated protein: MLTINDLSLRIAGRLLLDHASLSLPAGAKAGLVGRNGTGKTTLFKAITGELAMETGSISLPKGLRIGQVAQEAPGTEDPLIEIVLAADKERAALLAEAETATDPNRIGEIHMRLADIDAHTAESRAATILAGLGFDEDAQKRPASSFSGGWRMRVALAAVLFSEPDLLLLDEPTNYLDLEGTLWLENYVGKYPHTVLLISHDRDLLNRAVNSIVHLDQQKLTYWRGGYDQFERQREEALEHQEKARVKQEAARKHMEAFVERFRAKASKARQAQSRIKALERMKPIAAVMNDSVRPFSFPNPAREAASPIIAIQSATVGYQPGKPVLKNLTLRIDHDDRIALLGANGNGKSTFAKFLAGRLDKESGGITIAPQLKVSMFAQHQLDDLRPEENAIEHVRRLMPEAPEAKVRARVAQMGLSTEKMQTPAKDLSGGEKARLLMGLASFDGPNLFILDEPTNHLDIDSREQLVHALNEFDGAVILISHDRHLIEATADRLWLVRDGTVAPFDGDMDDYRQIVTGVAVDRREKREADKASKADRRREAAQRRAALEPLAKEIRATEALMERLRKRIDAIEEQLANPALYEKDPKAATQLGKERSDLSHQLAAQEERWLALSAEYEEGIAE